In Deltaproteobacteria bacterium, the sequence CCATCTCCTTCTACGCCCAGGTGGGCTTTGTCGCCGCGAGCGTCACCATGGGCCTCGTGGCGGGAGACGGGCGGTTCTCTCCCGAGGACGGTTCAAGCCTTGCGTTCCTGCTGCGCGCCTGGACGGTCCCGCCGTTCGCGGACGGCGCGCTGTTCCTCGGCATCGGCGCCTTGAACGGAGTCGCCAGCTACCTCATGTCGCAAGGATACCGCGTGTCGGTGCCCGCGGCGCTGGCGCCGTTCGAGTACGTGGCGCTGCCCATGTCGGTGTTCTGGGGTGTGCTGTTCTTCGGCCACTGGCCGGACGCGGTGACCTACGCCGGGATGGCGCTGGTGTGCGGCGGCGGCCTCTACGTGCTGAACCATGAGAGGGTGCGCCGGCGCGGCGCTTGAGGGTTCGCTCAGCCTTGGGTTGAAGGGTGGGCATCGATGTAGCGGACACCCGCGGCGAGCCGCGCGAGGGTCACGTCCCGCCCGAGCACGTCGATGACTTCGTAGATCCCCGGGCTCACGGTGGAGCCGGTGAGCGCCACCCGCACCGGCTGGGCCACCTTGCCCAGCTTGATGCCCCGCTCCGCGATCACGTCGCCGAACACTCCTTCGATGCCCGCCTCGTTGAAGTCGGCCAGGTTGCCGAGCTTGACGGACACTTCCTGGAGCAGGTTCTTGGCCTCGGGAACCAGGTGCTTGCGCCCCGCCTTGTCGTCGATGTCGACCGATTCCGTGAGGAAGTAGTGGGCCATGTCCACCAGTTCCACCAGTGACTTGGCCCGTTCCCGCAGGGTGTCCACCATCTTCTCCAGCCACACGCGGTCCTCGGGCGGCGCGTAGCCCTTGGCCGCGAGGTAGGGGGCCACCTCCTCGGCAAGTTGGGGAAGCGGCCGGCCCTTGAGGTAGTGGGCGTTGAGCCACAGGAGCTTCTCCGGATTGAACACCGCCGAGGATTTGCCCACCGCGTCGATGTCGAACTTCTCCACCAGCTCTTGGGCGTCGAAGATCTCCTGGTCGCCATGCGACCAGCCCAGCCGCACCAGGTAGTTGTTCAGCGCCTCGGGGAAGTAGCCCATGTCCCGGTACGCCATCACCGAGGTGGCGCCGTGGCGCTTGCTGAGCCGCTTCTTGTCCTCCCCGAGGATCAGCGGCACGTGGGCGAACACCGGCGGCTCCGCCCCCAGCGCCCAATAGAGCTGCATCTGCCGCGGCGTGTTGGACAGGTGGTCGTCGCCGCGGACAATGTGGGTGATTCCCATGTCGATGTCGTCGCACACCACGCAGAAGTTGTACGTCGGACTCCCATCCGAGCGCGCCAGGATCAGGTCGTCCAACTCCGCGTTGTCGAACTCCACCCGCCCCTTGACCTTGTCGTCCACCACCGTGGCGCCGCTCTCCGGCGAGCGGAACCGGACGGTGAAGGGAACCCCCTCCGGCAACGGCACCGCCGCCCGCTCCGCGGGCCGGCACGTGCCGTCGTACATCGGCTTGCGCTTCTCGGCCATCGCCGCCTGCCGCTTGGCATCCAGGGTCTCCGGTGTGCACACGCAAGGATAGGCGTCCCCCGCGCTCAAGAGCGACCGGAGCCGCTCCTGGTAGAGGTCCATCCGCTCCGTCTGATAGAACGGCCCCTCGTCCCACTCCAACTCCAGCCACTCCATGCTCCGCAGGATCGCGTCGATGGCCTCCGGCGTCGAGCGCTGGCGGTCCGTGTCCTCGATGCGGAGAACGAACTTCCCGCCGCAATGCCGAGCGTAGAGGTAGTTGAACAGCGCGGTGCGCGCGCCGCCGATGTGCAGGTAGCCGGTAGGGCTGGGAGCGAAACGTGTTCGGATTTCGGGCATGGGTTGGGTGGTTCCGGGATCCGGTCGAAGTATAGGGGTGCGGGCACGTGTCAGGGCGTTGTCAGTCCATGCCCATGCATCATATGTAGAGGGCGCCGTCCGGGGTTGTCAAATCGAGCGGTTTCAGGGAGTCCTGCGCCGGGGGTGGACTCGGTCGCCCTGGGGCCCCTTTGGGAACCCGAAAGTTTGACCGAGTTGGGTGCGTGTGCCATAGTGCTGGCTCCACCCGCTTCGGAGAGATGGCCGAGCGGTCGAAGGCGCACGCCTGCTAAGCGTGTGTACCCCAAAAGGGTACCGAGGGTTCGAATCCCTCTCTCTCCGCCACCTTACCTCAAACTGTTTGGGACGAGTTCCGGGACTAGCCGAAATACCGCATGACGGCCACCATCACGGCCGCGATGCTGACTACTATGCCGAGGATGCGCCATTCACGGCCGGCGGCGCGTTGTTCCGATTCGCGCATGTCCCGCACCAGCCGGCTTTCCAGCGCGCCGATTCGCTCCACGACGCGGGTTTCCAGTTGGGCCAAGTCTTCACGTGTCGCGTAGTGGGTCATTTCCATGGCAAGTGTTTATCCGATCAATTATTGAACCGTATGGTATACAAGTCCGGCGACGGTTTCAACAACGCGGTCGGGTCCGATGGGTCGGCAATCGGGCGTGGATGCGGTCGCTTGCCCAGGGGCATTGCGGTTTCTCGGTCAGTGTGATTAATTTCCGTCAGGTTTCCCCCACAATTTGCGCCCGTAGCTCAATTGGATAGAGCGCCAGACTACGGATCTGGAGGTTAGGGGTTCGACTCCCTTCGGGCGCGCTTTCTCTACCTCCTCGTTGACGCTTCAACAGCCGACTGCTCCGTGCGATCCGAGTTTGCTGGTTGCTATACGTTCAGCATAATGTACGCTGTGCCTTTCAGCGTACAGATACAAGGACGTTATGCCTGCGAGATCACAAGCAGCCCTGCCCATTCCCGTCCGCCGTGTGTTGAGGAAACTGGGTACGGACATCCGGGATGCGCGTCGCCGGCGCCGTATCCCCACGGCGATCATGGCGGAGCGGGCCTTTATCAGTCGCACTACCCTCAACAAGGTGGAGAAGGGCGATCCGGGCGTCTCCTTGGGGACCTACGCGACGGTGCTCTTCATCCTCGGGATGACGGATCGTTTGGCCGAGCTGGCTGATCCCACGCACGATCCGGTCGGGTTGGGTCTGGAAGCAGAGAGGCTCCCGCAACGAATCCGTATCCGCCCGTTTCCAAGGGTAGAAACCAAGGGCGGCAGTTGATGCGGGAGGGCTTTGTCTGCCGGATGCTCAGGGCAATCCGGCCCGGCCTTCACTCCTCCACCAGCACGTCCACCCGCAGCGGCCGGTTCCGCCATTCCGGAAAACGGTTGCCGCGCCCCGGGCAGGACGACACGGCTACCAGGCAGTCCTTCTCCGCGCGCAGTTCCAGGTAGTCCCCGGCCACCGATTCGGCGGGTTCCTCGAACAGGCGGTCGTCCTCGTTGATGCCGGTCTTCATGAAGATGTTGAAGGCGTCGTGGACGTTGTGCGCGGTGAGCCCGTAGGATTCGATGGCCCGCACGAGGTTGTCCTGGCAGTTGGGGGCGTTGTCGACGCCGCGGAGCTTCCACAGTCCCGAGCTGCAGCGCGCGTAGATGAGATCGTGGGAGATGGCGCCGAGGGGCGAGTCGACGCGTTTCACGGTGTCGTCGGTGATGGTGAACAATACCTCCATGTTGGGCGAGGAAAACAGGCGGTTGCCGGTGGAGAGGTGCGCTCCCTCCACGATCCGGGTGCGCCCGGACCAGAACTGCTCCTTGTAGTCGGGCAGCGTCCAGGCGTTGAAGTCGGCCACCTGACCGCCTTCGACGTCGACGACCCGCACGTACTGGCCGGCCTGCACGGTGCAGGCGGCTCCCTGGCCGGCGGGGACCGGAACGGAATTGATTTCGCGTAGTGCCACGGTTTTCCTCCCTTTCGATTACGTCGACCCGGTGATCGTCCCGACTATTGGTCCTGTGCGCCGGACTTGCCGGACTTCGTCCGCGCCCGTTCGCGCAGTCGCGCCAGCGCGTCCTCGTAGTAGTGCTCGTAGTACCAGTCCGAGATCTCCTCGGCGGTGGCGGCCCACACGCCGTCGTGGCCGACGATGTACTCCAGGCCCTTGTCGATCCACTTGGCGCGGTGCGCCTGGCCGCCGATGAAGGGGTGCAGGCAGAGGCCGAGGATGCGGCCCGTGTCCGCGCCTTCGGCGTGCAGCACGTCGAACTGGTCGCACATCATCCGGTAGAAGCTCTCCCCGTCCATGCCGGCGCCCACGAAGGCGTAGATGTCGTTGACCTCCATGCAGTAGGGAACGCCGATGAGCCGGCCGCTGCCGACTTCGATGGGATAGGGCTGGTCGTCGTTGCACCAGTCGGAGACGTACTCGACGCCGGCCTCGGCCAGGATCTCCAGGGTGTTGAAGGTCTCCACCAGGCCGGGGCCGAGCCATCCCTTGGTGGGGCGTCCGGCGGCCGCGCTCAGTTTCGCCACGCTGGCCTGGATGACCGCGCGTTCGTCCTCGGCCGACAGGCCTCCCAGGGTGTGCGAGTTGTTGAACCCGTGGCCCATGAGCTCCCACTCGCGCCGCACCGCCTCGCGGATGATCTCGGGATAGTAGTCGCACACCTGGTCGTTGGTGGGCGCCGAGGCGCGCAGGCGGTGGCGGTCCAGCATGTCCATGAGCCGCCAGATGCCCACGCGCGCGCCGTAGTCGCGCCAGCCGGCGTTCTTGGGATCGGGGATGGGGCCGGGCGAGCGGCTAGGCGGCAGGCTCATGCCCGGGGCGTCGATCTCGAAGTGCTCCAGGTTCATCTGTATCCAAAGCGCCACCCGGGCGCCGTCCGGCCAGCGCAGGGGAGGGCGCTCGATCAGGGCCGAATACCCGATGAGAGGTTCCATGGTCCGTTCCTCCGACGTGGGCGCCGTCCGCCCGCTACGACGCCGGCCCGCACAGGTCCAGCGCGGCCAGAGCGTACACGCCCGCGGCCTTGACCAAATGTTCGATTTTCAGCACCTCGCTGTGCTGGTGCGCCGGGTCGTAGTTGGCGAACTGGCCGCCGGTGGAGATGCCGCCGGGGCCGTAGGTGAGGCCGCGGATGCCGTATTCGAACATGGGGCCGGCGTCGCTGGAGACGGCGTAGCGGTTGGGTGCGGCATAGGGGACGGGCTCGCCGTAGACGCTCTCGTGGGCCCGCTCCATGGCCTTCACCAGCGGTTCGTCGCGGTTCAGCTCGAAGCCGTTCCCCGTCAGGTACAGCTCCACCTCGGTCTGCAGCTCCGGGTCGTCGGCCTTGAGCTCGTCCAGCACGGCCTCGATCTCCTTCTTCACTTCCAGGAAGCTCTGTCCCGGCACCACGCGCACGTCCACGTAGAGGTTGCAGAAGGGTGCCGGGCACTTGGAGGGCTTGTAGGGGTGTCCGCCCTGGATGGCGCCGATGCCGATGCGGCACTCCATGAAGGGATGCGGATGGCGGTCCCGGAACACGGGCTCCCATGCCTGCAGGGCGGTGAAGACGCGCATCATCTTCTCGATGGGGTCGATGCCGTGCTCCTTGGACCAGGTATGCTGGGACCTGCCGTAGACCGTTACCTTGACGAAGCAGTACCCGGTCTCGCCGATCTGCAGGCGCATGCCGGTGGGCTCGCCGATGACGGCGAAGTCGGCCGTCAAGCCATGGGTGACCAGATAGCGCGAGCCCGCCTTGCCCCCGCGGAACTCCGCCCCTTGGTACTGGTCCACCGGCGCCTTCTCCGTCTCCCCCACGACGCCGGTAATGAGGATGTCGCCGGCCAGTTCCACCCCGGCGCGCTGGAGCGCCCGCACCGCGCCCCAGTAGGCGGCGAAGGCGCCCTTCATGTTGCTGGCGCCGAGGCCGTGTATCCACCCGTCGGCGGTGGTGGCCCGGGCCACGCCGCCGCCCACGACCTCGGGCGTATAGCGGCTGCCCCACGCCTCGGCCTCGCGGCCGGTGGTGCTGGTGTCGAAGTGTCCGCTGAAGAGCAGCGTGGGCGAACCCTTGCTGCCGGGGAGCCGTCCCACCACGTTGTTGCGTCCGGGCTCCACCTCCTGGAGCTGCACGCGCATGCCCAACTCGGCCAGGCGTCCGGCCAGATAGTCGCCGGCGGGCGCCTCCGCGCCCGGCGGGCTGAAGATGCTCACCAGGTCCATGGCCATTGCCACCAGCTCTTCCTCGCGGATGTGGGCCAATACCAGTTTCTGAAGGTCATCCATGGTGCTTCCTCATGTTGGTCGTCCGTCTTGCCCCTCCCCACCCCTGGATTCCCGCTTTCCACGTCGTGTCAAAACTCCCGAGGCAACGGTCCCCCGAAGAGTCATTCCCGCGAAAGCGGGAATGACGTTCTGTTACGTAGTTGCCTCATGAGTTTTGACACAGCCTGTTTCGCGGGAATGACGGAGAGGAAGGCCTCGGGATTAGCGGACAGGCTCCTGCCCGGCCTCGTGCACGACATTGCCGTCCACCACGGTCATGTCCACGGTGATGTGCCGGATCTCCTCCGGCGGGGCGGTCAGGATGTCCCTGGAGAGCACGGCCAGGTCGGCGAGTTTGCCTTCCTCGATGGAACCCTTGCTCTGCTCCTCGAAGTGCGCGTAGGCGCCGTTGTAGGTGTAGATTCGCAGCGCCTCCATGACGGTAAGGCGCTCGTCGGGGTTGAGCACGGTTGCGCCCGGGCTCGGGTCGAGGCGCCGGCTGACCAGGCAGTCGATGCCCACCATGGGGTTCGCGGTGACGATGGGCATGTCGGAGCCGCCCGAGGAGATCACCCCGCGCTCCAGCAGCGACTTCATGGGAAAGGCGTACTTCGAGCGCTCCGCGCCCCAGGGCTCCAGGGTGCAGGCTTCACCCAGCACCTCCAGGATCGGCGGCTGGGCGTTGTAGACGACGCCCAGGCCGGCGGCCCTGTCCAGCAGCTCGGCGTTCCACAAGTAGGCGTGCTCCAGGCGGTGGCGCGCGTCCGGGCGCGGGTACGCCTTCTGGGCCTTCTCGATGGCGTCCAGGGTCACGGTGATGCCGTGGTCGCCGTGGGGGATGGCGGCGATCTGGAAGCCGGCCTTGTGGGCTTCCAGGCAGAACTCGTCCGCCATTTCCTGGGAGCAGCGGAAGCTCCCGCGAAACTTCCCGTCGGGGTCGTTGGAGTAGGGTTCGAAGAGCGCCGCGGTCTGTCCCTGCACGCCGCCGTCGATGCCGATGACCGCCGGCCCCAGGCGGAGCCAGTCGTCGCCGAAGCCGGTGCGCATGCCCGAGCGGAAGATCCCGTAGGCCGCGGTCTCCACGTCCCACCGGGTGCCGTAGACCGGATAGATGTTGAGGTAGACGCGCGCCGTGAGGCCGCCGCGGGCGCGCAGGAGCTGCCACGCGTGGGTCTCCTGCTCGTTGCGGATGGAGGCCTCGTCCACGCTGGTGACCCCGAGGGCATTCAGGTATTGGCACGCCCAGCCATAGCCCTCCGCCAGCTCTTCCAGCGTCGGCGGCGTAATGGCGGGGGAGATGTAGACCACGCGGCAATTGTCCCACATGGGCCCCAGGGGCGCGCCCTGCTCGTCCCGGAGCATCGGGCCGCCGGGAGGGTCCGGGGTGTCGTCCTCGATGCCCATGCGGCGCAGCGCGGCGGTGTTGGCGGTCCAGCTCATGGACTCGCGCTGACGCAGCAGCACCGGGTGGTTGGGGGACACCGGGTCCAGGTCCCGGCGCGTGGGGTAGCGCCGCTCACGCAGCCGGTGGTGGTCGAAGCCCCAGCCCACGATCAGCTCGCCGGCGGGGGTCTGGTCCACGCGCTGCTTCACGGCCGCGGCGACGTCGTCGATGGACGAGGCGACCTCCGGGCCGCAGTTGATCCACTTGCGATCCTCCACCGCGTTGATGATGTGCATGTGGTTTTCCACGAACCCGGGAGTCAACGCGCGCCCCGCCAGGTTCACCACGCGGGTGCCGTTGCCGACGAGTCCCTCCACGGATTCGTTGGAGCCCACACGGACGATGCGGTTGTCCACCACCGCTACGGCCTCGGCCACATCGTCCCGCTGGTTCATCGTAATGACGCGTCCGTTGACGAACGCCAGATCCGCGTCGCGCGATGCGTTGCTTGCCATGAGCGTCCTCCTCCCGACAGGCGGTTGCGGCCAGTGTGGTGTCTCATCCCCATGGAAAACGCACGAGACAACCCGCCCATACAATCATTGGCCTGCCCCGTGCAACCTTGACACTCCGAGAAATCCTGTGCGAGTATCGCGGCCGGAGCAGGGCTTGGAAGACTGTGACGGTCTGTTCGGGACGGTGCCCACTCGTGGCACCGACGCAACGGGCGGTGTTTCATCTGTGCGCACGTGTGGTCCTGGAGACGCCGCCGAGGAGGAAATCACGATGAGATGGACGAACCTGATGAGACGATCGGGCGGGTCTGGTTCCCCGCCGAGGCGGTGGTCCTTGGGACTCGCCATCGCGGCGGTGTTTGTCATTTTCTGCGTCTTCGCGATGCAGGCCTCCGCGCAGAAATCCGGCGGCATCCTGCGCCTCGGGGGCGAGCGTGACGTGAACGATCTCGATCCGCACACCACGCGCGTGGGCTGGGACATCAACATCATGCAGAACGTGTACTCGGGGCTGGTACGCGCCGGCACCGATATTCAGCCCAGGCCGGACCTGGCGACGAAATGGGAGTTCAAGTCGCCCACCCAACTGGAGTTCACGCTGCGTGAGGGGGTGAAGTTCCACAATGGACGCGAGTTCACCTCGGCGGACGCCAAGTACTCGCTGCAGCGGATTCTCGACCCGAACGTACCGGCGGGTTACGCGAGCACCATCGCGTCCATCGACTCCATCGAGACGCCGTCCAAGTACAAGCTGGTTCTGAAGCTGAAGCGGCCCGACGCCGCCATCGTGACGAACCTGTCGCTGCCCGCCATGGCCATGGTGGCCGAGGAGGCCGTGAAGCCCATGCCGGTGGGCCTGAAGGACGGGATGATGGGGACCGGGCCCTACATGTTCAAGGAGCACATCAAGGGCCAGCGGCTGGTGCTGGTCAAGAACCCCAACTACTACGACAAGTCGGTGCCGTTGCTGGACGAGATGCACTTCATTCCGCTCAAGGACCAGACCGCGCGCACCAACGCGCTGCGGGCGGGGCAGGTGGACTACATCGAGCCGCTGCCGCCCAAGGACGTCAACGCCCTCAAGCGCGACCGCAGGATCAACGTCACCGGCGGACCCAACATCAGCTTCGTCAACATTTCGCTCAACGTGAGCAAGAAACCGTTGGACGACGTGCGCGTGCGCCAAGCCATGGCCTACGCCATCGACCGCAAGGAGATGGTGGAGAAGGGATTCGACGGCTTCGCGCAGCCGCTTTGGGGGCCGCCGCTCATTCCGCCGTACTGGGCGGGAAATGACGACAAATACTACAGCCTGGACCGCGACAAGGCGAAGAAGCTCTTGGCCGAGGCCGGCTACCCCAACGGCGTGGACATCGTGCTGCGCATCGGCACGACCTCGTATCACGCGGCCTTCGCCGCGGTGGTGCAGTCGGAGCTCAAGAAGGTCGGCATCCGCGTGGAGATCAAGGCGTCCGACAGCGCCACCGCGCAGCGCGACTGGCGCTCCGGCAACTTCCAGATGTATCCGATCCGCTGGTGGGGCTCGGACTTCGTCGATCCGGATGGCGCCCTGTCGCCGTTGTTCCGCTGCAAGGGCAGCTACAACAACAGCCGGTTCTGCGATCCCGAGTTCGACAAGCTGTTGGCCAAGGGAGTGGTCGCCACCTCCATCCCGGACCGCAAGAAAGCCTACCGGGCCGCCATGAAGCGGCTGGCCGAACAGCAGCCCTGGGTGTTCCTGGTGGCCTTCGACCGTTTCCAGGCCATGCGCGACTACGTCAAGGGTTACACCGCCTTTCCGAACGCCAGCCAGTACTCGCTCCGCGAGGTATGGCTGGACAAGTAGGCGAGCCGGTCAGGCCGGCGGCTGATTCCCGGCGCAACCGGTCGTCGGGGATCAGCCGTTCGGCGTCTCGGCACCACCGCCCCGAGTCGTCATTCCCGCGGAAGCGGGAATCCAGGGGCGGATTCCCGCTTCCGCGGGAATGACGGTCCGTAGGGGGTGAGGCGGGTTCCCACGCGGCTGCCGCGTTGACCTGACGGGTTTCCGGTGAGTCGATACATCGCGCAGAAGCTGGTTTCCCTGGTGCTGGTGCAGTTCGGCATCTCGCTGGTGGTGTTCTACATGATCCGCCTGGTGCCGGGCGATGCCGTGGACTTCATCTACGGCCTGTACATGAGCTCCGGGCGCATTGAAGAGATCCGCGCTCTGTGGGGTCTGGACCGTCCCATCGTGGTCCAGTACCTGGAATGGATCGGGCGCGTGCTGCAGCTCGATTTCGGCCGTTCCATCGTCTCCGGCTACCCCATAGCGGACGAGATCTTCGCACGGCTCCCGGTGACGCTGCACCTGTCCTTCATGGCGGGAACGTGGAGCGTCCTCTTCGGCGTGACCCTGGGCGTCATCGCCTCGCGCTACCCCAACGGCAAGATCGACGGCATCGTCACCACTACCGGAATCCTCGGGCTGGCCATGCCGCACTTCTGGCTGGCCACCTTGCTGGTGCTGGTGTTCGCCGTTTACCTGAACATCCTTCCTTCCGTCGGCTACATCCCGTTTTTCGAAGACCCCGTCGAGAGCACGCTCTCGCTGATACTGCCGTCCCTTGCCCTGGGCACCACCATGGCGGCGGCGGTGATGCGCATGGCCCGTTCGGCCATGCTGGACGTGCTCGCCCACGACTACATCCGCACGGCCCGGGCCAAGGGTGTACGCGAGCGCCGCGTGTACTCCAGGCACGCGCTGAAGAACGCGTTCATCCCGGTGCTCACGCTGATCGGCACCGAGACCGGCAAGCTGCTCGGCGGCTCGCTCATCATCGAGCAGATATTCGCCATTCCGGGCATCGGCCAGTACGCCGTGGAAGCCGTGTTGAGTCGCGACTACCCGGTGCTGCAGGCCACCATGATCGTCATCGCCGGCAGCTACGTGATGATCAACACGTTGGCCGACCTCGGCTACGGGCTGCTCGACCCGCGGGTGCGGTACGATTAGCCCTTTATCTCGGTGACGGACCCCGTGGCGGAATCCATCAACACCACCGATACACGGCAGCCGGTCGCGCCCCGCCGGGAAGGCCCGGGGCGGGCCTGGCGCCGGTTCGCGCGCCACAAGCCCGCCCTGGTGGGAGCGGCGGTCATTCTGGCCTACCTGCTGACGGCGCTGCTGGCGGACGTTCTGGCACCCTACGATCCGCTGGACATGTCCGCCGGGTCGCGGCTCTCCGGGCCGGACGCCGCCCACTGGTTCGGCACCGACGAGTTCGGACGCGACGTCCTCAGCCGGGTGATCTACGGCGCCCGGATCGCCTTCGTCGTGGGGGTCCTGTCGGCCACCGGGGCCGCGGTCGTGGGCATGTTGATCGGCGTGCTCGGCGGCTACTTCGGCGGCTTGCTGGACCGTGGCGTGACGATGCTCATCGACCTCGTCTTCGCGTTCCCGACGATCCTGCTGGCCATCGCGGTGGCGGCGTTCCTCACCGGCGGCGGGTTGGG encodes:
- the gltX gene encoding glutamate--tRNA ligase, giving the protein MPEIRTRFAPSPTGYLHIGGARTALFNYLYARHCGGKFVLRIEDTDRQRSTPEAIDAILRSMEWLELEWDEGPFYQTERMDLYQERLRSLLSAGDAYPCVCTPETLDAKRQAAMAEKRKPMYDGTCRPAERAAVPLPEGVPFTVRFRSPESGATVVDDKVKGRVEFDNAELDDLILARSDGSPTYNFCVVCDDIDMGITHIVRGDDHLSNTPRQMQLYWALGAEPPVFAHVPLILGEDKKRLSKRHGATSVMAYRDMGYFPEALNNYLVRLGWSHGDQEIFDAQELVEKFDIDAVGKSSAVFNPEKLLWLNAHYLKGRPLPQLAEEVAPYLAAKGYAPPEDRVWLEKMVDTLRERAKSLVELVDMAHYFLTESVDIDDKAGRKHLVPEAKNLLQEVSVKLGNLADFNEAGIEGVFGDVIAERGIKLGKVAQPVRVALTGSTVSPGIYEVIDVLGRDVTLARLAAGVRYIDAHPSTQG
- a CDS encoding urea carboxylase-associated family protein; the encoded protein is MALREINSVPVPAGQGAACTVQAGQYVRVVDVEGGQVADFNAWTLPDYKEQFWSGRTRIVEGAHLSTGNRLFSSPNMEVLFTITDDTVKRVDSPLGAISHDLIYARCSSGLWKLRGVDNAPNCQDNLVRAIESYGLTAHNVHDAFNIFMKTGINEDDRLFEEPAESVAGDYLELRAEKDCLVAVSSCPGRGNRFPEWRNRPLRVDVLVEE
- a CDS encoding polysaccharide deacetylase family protein; this encodes MEPLIGYSALIERPPLRWPDGARVALWIQMNLEHFEIDAPGMSLPPSRSPGPIPDPKNAGWRDYGARVGIWRLMDMLDRHRLRASAPTNDQVCDYYPEIIREAVRREWELMGHGFNNSHTLGGLSAEDERAVIQASVAKLSAAAGRPTKGWLGPGLVETFNTLEILAEAGVEYVSDWCNDDQPYPIEVGSGRLIGVPYCMEVNDIYAFVGAGMDGESFYRMMCDQFDVLHAEGADTGRILGLCLHPFIGGQAHRAKWIDKGLEYIVGHDGVWAATAEEISDWYYEHYYEDALARLRERARTKSGKSGAQDQ
- a CDS encoding M20/M25/M40 family metallo-hydrolase, yielding MDDLQKLVLAHIREEELVAMAMDLVSIFSPPGAEAPAGDYLAGRLAELGMRVQLQEVEPGRNNVVGRLPGSKGSPTLLFSGHFDTSTTGREAEAWGSRYTPEVVGGGVARATTADGWIHGLGASNMKGAFAAYWGAVRALQRAGVELAGDILITGVVGETEKAPVDQYQGAEFRGGKAGSRYLVTHGLTADFAVIGEPTGMRLQIGETGYCFVKVTVYGRSQHTWSKEHGIDPIEKMMRVFTALQAWEPVFRDRHPHPFMECRIGIGAIQGGHPYKPSKCPAPFCNLYVDVRVVPGQSFLEVKKEIEAVLDELKADDPELQTEVELYLTGNGFELNRDEPLVKAMERAHESVYGEPVPYAAPNRYAVSSDAGPMFEYGIRGLTYGPGGISTGGQFANYDPAHQHSEVLKIEHLVKAAGVYALAALDLCGPAS
- a CDS encoding amidohydrolase, encoding MASNASRDADLAFVNGRVITMNQRDDVAEAVAVVDNRIVRVGSNESVEGLVGNGTRVVNLAGRALTPGFVENHMHIINAVEDRKWINCGPEVASSIDDVAAAVKQRVDQTPAGELIVGWGFDHHRLRERRYPTRRDLDPVSPNHPVLLRQRESMSWTANTAALRRMGIEDDTPDPPGGPMLRDEQGAPLGPMWDNCRVVYISPAITPPTLEELAEGYGWACQYLNALGVTSVDEASIRNEQETHAWQLLRARGGLTARVYLNIYPVYGTRWDVETAAYGIFRSGMRTGFGDDWLRLGPAVIGIDGGVQGQTAALFEPYSNDPDGKFRGSFRCSQEMADEFCLEAHKAGFQIAAIPHGDHGITVTLDAIEKAQKAYPRPDARHRLEHAYLWNAELLDRAAGLGVVYNAQPPILEVLGEACTLEPWGAERSKYAFPMKSLLERGVISSGGSDMPIVTANPMVGIDCLVSRRLDPSPGATVLNPDERLTVMEALRIYTYNGAYAHFEEQSKGSIEEGKLADLAVLSRDILTAPPEEIRHITVDMTVVDGNVVHEAGQEPVR
- a CDS encoding ABC transporter substrate-binding protein, with translation MGLAIAAVFVIFCVFAMQASAQKSGGILRLGGERDVNDLDPHTTRVGWDINIMQNVYSGLVRAGTDIQPRPDLATKWEFKSPTQLEFTLREGVKFHNGREFTSADAKYSLQRILDPNVPAGYASTIASIDSIETPSKYKLVLKLKRPDAAIVTNLSLPAMAMVAEEAVKPMPVGLKDGMMGTGPYMFKEHIKGQRLVLVKNPNYYDKSVPLLDEMHFIPLKDQTARTNALRAGQVDYIEPLPPKDVNALKRDRRINVTGGPNISFVNISLNVSKKPLDDVRVRQAMAYAIDRKEMVEKGFDGFAQPLWGPPLIPPYWAGNDDKYYSLDRDKAKKLLAEAGYPNGVDIVLRIGTTSYHAAFAAVVQSELKKVGIRVEIKASDSATAQRDWRSGNFQMYPIRWWGSDFVDPDGALSPLFRCKGSYNNSRFCDPEFDKLLAKGVVATSIPDRKKAYRAAMKRLAEQQPWVFLVAFDRFQAMRDYVKGYTAFPNASQYSLREVWLDK
- a CDS encoding ABC transporter permease, with the protein product MSRYIAQKLVSLVLVQFGISLVVFYMIRLVPGDAVDFIYGLYMSSGRIEEIRALWGLDRPIVVQYLEWIGRVLQLDFGRSIVSGYPIADEIFARLPVTLHLSFMAGTWSVLFGVTLGVIASRYPNGKIDGIVTTTGILGLAMPHFWLATLLVLVFAVYLNILPSVGYIPFFEDPVESTLSLILPSLALGTTMAAAVMRMARSAMLDVLAHDYIRTARAKGVRERRVYSRHALKNAFIPVLTLIGTETGKLLGGSLIIEQIFAIPGIGQYAVEAVLSRDYPVLQATMIVIAGSYVMINTLADLGYGLLDPRVRYD
- a CDS encoding ABC transporter permease, which produces MAESINTTDTRQPVAPRREGPGRAWRRFARHKPALVGAAVILAYLLTALLADVLAPYDPLDMSAGSRLSGPDAAHWFGTDEFGRDVLSRVIYGARIAFVVGVLSATGAAVVGMLIGVLGGYFGGLLDRGVTMLIDLVFAFPTILLAIAVAAFLTGGGLGPAVPVIIALCVVQAPHFARVARGATMAIKAQPFVEAAQVLGGSHPRIIRSHIAPNVVAPLLVQFALSFSYAILAESSLSFLGVGHPPPAPSWGAMLTGAYGYVERAPWAAFFPGMAITLLILGFNILGDGLRDFFDPTRR